A genomic segment from Defluviitalea raffinosedens encodes:
- a CDS encoding glycerate kinase translates to MKVVVAIDSFKGSLTSMEAGFAIKQGIRSVSENIEVIVKPLADGGEGTVEALVAGMNGREEKIEVTGPLSEKLVCSYGILDDSKTAIIEMSGAAGITLVPEHLKNPMNTTTYGVGEVIKAAIKEGCRNFIIGIGGSATNDGGVGMLQALGFEFLDENRMPVGRGGKVLGDIRYINTENHLSELDECHFKIACDVTNPLYGVNGAAYVYGPQKGADPKMVEILDQGLMNYAKVVKEQLGKDVDKVPGAGAAGGLGYGFLAFLNAKLESGIQIVLEETHLEKDIKDADLVITGEGKLDFQTAMGKAPTGVAKLAKKYGKKVIAFAGCITEGAKKCNEEGIDAYFTIVPGPVSLSEAMNKDNAKKNMIATVEQVFRLVNSIR, encoded by the coding sequence ATGAAAGTAGTTGTAGCAATAGATTCTTTCAAAGGCAGTCTAACTTCAATGGAAGCAGGATTTGCCATTAAACAGGGTATTCGTTCTGTATCAGAAAATATAGAAGTCATTGTAAAGCCTTTGGCCGATGGAGGAGAAGGAACTGTAGAAGCCCTAGTTGCTGGTATGAACGGACGGGAGGAAAAAATAGAAGTTACGGGTCCTTTGTCTGAAAAATTAGTTTGTTCTTATGGTATTTTGGATGATAGCAAAACAGCCATTATAGAAATGTCAGGAGCGGCAGGAATTACTTTGGTTCCTGAGCATCTAAAGAATCCTATGAATACTACCACCTATGGGGTAGGAGAGGTAATCAAAGCAGCGATCAAAGAAGGGTGCAGAAACTTTATTATAGGTATTGGTGGCAGTGCCACTAACGATGGTGGAGTAGGCATGTTACAGGCACTTGGATTTGAGTTTTTAGATGAGAATAGAATGCCTGTTGGAAGGGGAGGAAAAGTTTTAGGGGATATAAGGTATATCAATACTGAAAATCATTTGTCAGAACTGGATGAATGCCATTTTAAAATTGCTTGTGATGTAACCAATCCCTTGTACGGCGTTAATGGGGCAGCATATGTATATGGTCCCCAAAAGGGTGCGGATCCTAAAATGGTTGAGATATTGGATCAAGGATTAATGAATTATGCCAAAGTAGTAAAAGAGCAGCTGGGCAAAGATGTTGATAAGGTACCGGGAGCAGGGGCAGCAGGAGGCTTAGGATATGGGTTTTTAGCTTTCTTAAATGCTAAGCTAGAATCTGGTATTCAGATTGTTTTAGAAGAGACTCATTTGGAAAAAGATATTAAGGATGCAGATTTGGTTATTACGGGGGAAGGTAAGTTGGATTTTCAGACGGCCATGGGAAAAGCTCCTACAGGCGTGGCAAAATTAGCCAAGAAATATGGCAAAAAAGTGATTGCATTTGCGGGATGTATAACTGAAGGTGCAAAAAAATGTAATGAAGAAGGAATAGATGCGTATTTTACCATAGTTCCTGGGCCCGTGTCTCTTTCAGAAGCTATGAACAAGGATAATGCCAAGAAAAATATGATAGCTACAGTTGAGCAGGTTTTTAGACTAGTCAACAGCATTCGTTAA